TCGACAAACCGCTGGGCTTGCTTGACGTCTCCCTCAGCAGCCGCCTGACGTCCTAATTGCGCAAAAGTGTGGGCGCCCATGTCCGAGACGCGCCGGGCCGCCGCCAAACCTTCCGAACCTAACGTGGGCAAGCGACGCCCGCCGTCGTTCTTCGCGAAATCGACCCATTGGGCCAAATAGGCGTTATCGTCGCTGGGCTTCGTGGCCTGCACGTCCCATTTCAACTCGACCGGTTTGCCGGCGCATTCGCCTTTGATCTCCACCGCGAACGTTCCGTCGGCCTGGCCGGCACCCAACAAAATCGTGTCACGATCGGTCCGCAAAGGGGGTGTGTTGGTGGGATACACTTCCGCCAACGACTGGGGCAGTTTGCGATCGGTGGGCCAGATAACGGGTTCGTGCACGGCTTGGGCGAATTGTGCGCCCACTTCGCGGCCGGCAATTTTATCGCTATCGAGCGTAACGATCCCGCCGGTTTGATTCGCCAGCGCGGCCAAAACGGCGCTGTTATCTCCCGGGCCCACGACAAAGCTGTTGATCGAAACGTGATCTTGAACCAACTGATCCACCACGTGATTGACATCTTCGCCGATCAGATTGGCATTGCTTTGCCCATCGCCGATGTATAAAGCGGCACAAGATTCGGCGCCTTTGGCCGCCGGAGCGTCGGCGGCATAGCTGGCTTGCACTCCTTTTAGCGCCGCTTCCAAATCGGTTGCGCCCAGCGGCACACGCTGCTCTAATTGCTTCAAAGCGGCTTGCATTTCCGGCCCGCGCGGCGAGACGAACGATTTGGTCATTTCGACGGCATGCAAATCGACGGCCATGAGCTTCACACGGTCGTTATCGCTTAGCGTTGCCAGCAGGCCGCGGAGCATTTCCAAGCCCTTTTCGCGATACGGCCCCACTTGTCGCGCCGAAGTGTCGAACAGCACCACGACTTCACTGGAATTGGCGGCCGGCAAAGTCACCTGAGGCATTAAGCTCAACGCAAAATACGAAGTCCCATCCGGCTTGGCATAGGCATCGAAGCGCGCCCCGTTGGGGACGGAGTTGTCGGTGGATTGAGGCGTGGCAGACAAGACCAAGCTTGTCCCGACCACAAGTAGGGCCAGTGCCATCAGCAGGAACCTGCCAGGGGTTCGCAACATGATTTGTTACTCCAGCGCAAAAAACAATTGCGCAGACTTGCGCCGTGTTCCGGTACCGACGCCGATGGTCCACGCGGAATGTACGTATCTCGCAGAAAATCGCCCACCGTGGCCCGCCGCTGGAGCCCTCCAGCGGAATAATCCTATTGTATTCACTCGCCTAGCCTTACGCTACGAGATTTCCCCATTTTTACATACGCCTTGAAAAAGCCGAATTCCGCCGGGGGAAGGTGCGATTTGCGGTTGACTATTGAAGCGATTGATACCTTCCCGGTGCCAAGAGCTTTGGTCGCCGAAATATCGAGCAGGCCGATGCGCAATCTAATTCAACCGCCTTTATGAACCATAAAGAAACCCCTACGCCATAACGGCTTCCGCGCTGCAAACTCGCTGATATCCGCCCTCCACATCTGCCGTATAATCAGATATTCTCGATGGCAAGGATTGACCGCCCATAACACACGCATCACTCTTCACGCTTATTTGTCCCGCGCCATGCGAAACACACACATTCTGTCCTTGTGTTTGATTTCTGCAGCAGCCGGCGCTGTGGCAGCCAGCATTTGGTGGAACACGCCCAGCCTGGCCCCGGCGGTCCATGCCCAAGAGCCCCCACGGGCGCAAGCCGGCGATCCATCTGGATTTCCAGCGCCCCGATTGCCCGCCACCAATCGCCCTGGCGATGCGAATCGCACGCCGCTGGCGCTGGGCCCGGCGCCAACGCTGGAAGGGGCCGAAGAACTCACGCCGGAGGAGCGCGTGAATGTGGCCGTGTACGAAGGCTGCAACCGCAGCGTCGTGAACATCAAAACCGAAGCCAGCGGCACAAACATGTTCTTGCTCGACGTGGTGCAAGAAGGCACCGGCTCCGGCTCCGTGCTCGATCAACAGGGCCACATTCTCACGAATTATCATGTGGTGGAAGGCGCGAAGGAAATCCAAGTCACGCTGTACGACAGTAAAGACTATCCGGCGCGTGTGGTGGCGAAAGACGCGTCCACCGACGTGGCCATTTTGAAAATCGATGCACCCCCGGATTCGCTCTTCCCGGTCCACTTTGGCGATTCCACGCGGTTGAAAGTGGGCCAGCGCATTTACGCGCTGGGAAATCCGTTCGGCCTGGAGCGCACGTTGACCACCGGCGTGGTGTCGAGCTTGGACCGTACGCTTCCGTCGCGCAGCAACCGCACCATTAAATCGGTCATTCAAGTGGACGCCGCCATCAATCCCGGAAATTCCGGGGGCCCCCTGTTGGATACCCACGGCCGGCTGATCGGCATGACCACCGCCATCGCCAG
Above is a genomic segment from Pirellulales bacterium containing:
- a CDS encoding trypsin-like peptidase domain-containing protein, with amino-acid sequence MRNTHILSLCLISAAAGAVAASIWWNTPSLAPAVHAQEPPRAQAGDPSGFPAPRLPATNRPGDANRTPLALGPAPTLEGAEELTPEERVNVAVYEGCNRSVVNIKTEASGTNMFLLDVVQEGTGSGSVLDQQGHILTNYHVVEGAKEIQVTLYDSKDYPARVVAKDASTDVAILKIDAPPDSLFPVHFGDSTRLKVGQRIYALGNPFGLERTLTTGVVSSLDRTLPSRSNRTIKSVIQVDAAINPGNSGGPLLDTHGRLIGMTTAIASRTGQNTGVGFAIPSSVIARVVPELIATGHVTRPDTGIAKVYETDKGLLIAAVQPGGPADQAGLRGFKITKTRKQQGFFTYDVQSIDRSAADIITAVNGKPTLTADDFLSVVDSFHPGDDVDITIIRDGHETQIRVHLAAGDS